A region of uncultured Fretibacterium sp. DNA encodes the following proteins:
- the trbB gene encoding P-type conjugative transfer ATPase TrbB, whose product MSLETVEQQERLYGKLRRELGADVMDALEDKRTLEICVNADGRIWVERKGERLRDVGRSLSSAKRLAALGTIAAMLGTEVNEAAPILEGRLPLDGSRVEGAVPPVSPDGPSMSIRKHASAVYPLSRYIEEGRIPERHADYLRECMRTNRNILVAGGTSSGKTTFANALIRELLEIAPEDRLVVMEDTVELQCATTNKQRLVTSEGVSMQKLLKTAMRYRPDRIIVGEVRGKEALDLLKSWNTGHPGGLATVHANSAPSALIRLEQLILETSQNPMSTLIAEAVDVVVFMDKRGKAGRQVTEIIEVTGFREGRYVYDCIYDRSGTKDNLRSKETGIE is encoded by the coding sequence TTGAGTCTGGAGACCGTGGAGCAGCAGGAACGGCTGTACGGAAAACTGCGGCGTGAGCTGGGGGCCGACGTGATGGACGCCCTGGAGGACAAGCGGACGCTCGAGATCTGCGTGAACGCCGACGGCCGCATCTGGGTCGAACGGAAGGGCGAACGTCTCCGGGACGTCGGCAGGTCGCTCTCCTCCGCGAAGCGGCTGGCTGCGCTCGGTACCATCGCGGCCATGCTCGGCACGGAGGTGAACGAGGCTGCGCCGATCCTGGAGGGACGGCTGCCCCTGGACGGTTCCCGCGTCGAAGGGGCCGTCCCGCCGGTGAGCCCGGACGGCCCCTCGATGAGCATTCGCAAGCACGCCTCGGCGGTCTACCCTCTTTCGCGCTACATCGAGGAGGGGCGGATTCCCGAGAGGCATGCGGATTATCTTCGGGAGTGCATGCGAACCAACCGCAACATCCTGGTGGCGGGCGGCACCAGCTCGGGCAAGACGACCTTCGCGAACGCCCTCATCCGGGAACTGCTGGAGATAGCCCCCGAGGACCGGCTCGTCGTCATGGAGGACACGGTGGAGCTCCAGTGCGCGACGACGAACAAGCAGCGCTTGGTGACCAGCGAGGGCGTGTCGATGCAAAAGCTTCTCAAGACGGCGATGCGGTACCGGCCGGACCGGATCATCGTGGGCGAGGTGCGGGGGAAGGAGGCCCTGGACCTGTTGAAGAGCTGGAATACGGGGCACCCCGGCGGGCTGGCGACCGTCCACGCCAACAGCGCGCCTTCGGCCCTGATCCGCCTCGAGCAGCTGATCCTCGAGACGAGTCAAAATCCCATGAGCACGTTGATTGCGGAGGCCGTCGACGTGGTCGTGTTTATGGATAAACGCGGAAAGGCGGGAAGACAGGTGACGGAGATTATCGAGGTCACGGGATTCCGGGAGGGGAGGTATGTCTACGACTGCATCTACGACAGGAGTGGGACGAAAGACAATTTGAGATCGAAGGAGACGGGAATCGAATGA
- a CDS encoding TrbC/VirB2 family protein: protein MNKRRIVVLAGLLVLAALCGAADANTSNVLPWDGTMKIIADSLTGPVVYALGLLFIVAGFVGVAFAGAEMSGWIRWVSIAAILLGMVGAAPNVLNTFGVKTFLVP from the coding sequence ATGAACAAGAGAAGAATCGTAGTTTTAGCGGGCCTGCTGGTCCTGGCGGCACTCTGCGGTGCGGCGGACGCGAACACGTCGAACGTCCTGCCCTGGGACGGCACGATGAAGATCATCGCGGACTCCCTCACAGGGCCTGTCGTCTATGCCCTCGGGCTTCTTTTCATCGTCGCGGGCTTCGTCGGCGTGGCCTTCGCCGGGGCCGAGATGAGCGGCTGGATCCGCTGGGTGTCGATAGCGGCCATCCTTCTGGGGATGGTGGGAGCGGCTCCGAACGTCCTGAACACCTTCGGGGTGAAGACGTTCCTGGTGCCCTGA